CAAGTTTGGTAGCAAAAAAAGGTTATTCACCTGCTGGATTGCTACTGTTGAAGAAGTAACATATTAGGTTGTTGCTTATAGCATTTGTTTAGTTCTTTTTACATATACTATCAAAGTAAAAGCACAATGGTTAGGACTTTAATAAATCATTGACAATTATGCATTAATTAtagtcttttttttccccttcttataACATATGATCTTTAGTCTCTTTATCGTTATCTTTGAATCAATATTCAATATTTGTTGACAAATTTTCATTGCCTTTCAAGAAATTTTGtgtaaatcaaattttggtagGTTATGGTGCAAAAATTACACGTATCATGAATAAAAAATACTACTGCAGAAACTACAGTCACTTAAGATTATGATCCATGAAGAACCTGTATACTTAATTATTTTCCATTGCACTTTTCCTTTGGTCTCTCCTTAAAAAACAGATTTATCAGTCTGcttattaattaaataaacctCCATGTATAAGCCATGTATTATAGCAACTTAGGAAACAGCTGCAACTTCAGCCATATACAGGGATATAGGAGACCATGGCCACGTTGACTTCCTATCaacaataaaaactaaaattgtCAGTAAGAATATGTTAATGGTTCATAAATGCCCTGACCTCAGAGTCTCTAAATCTGTAAACTATCATTTCTATCACAGATAGACATGTCTTCATAAACTTATAGGATCAagttttttttctggttttcaccATTATATGACAATATTAGTAAACAGTTTATCTAAACAATGTTTTAGGCTCATATCATTTGACTATGTTTTCACTAGCAGTAAAACTTAACAGAATAGTAAACGGATCAATAATGAGAGTTATAAGACCATCATTTAttaatttggttgattttcttctCACAAtgtatttaatttatttgaaaACATATTTTTATACTTCTAGATCATAACTAAACAATAAATTTTATGGAGTTATGAAAATGGTGTCTAGCACTGCTACTATGattcttcaattttctttttcattgtgAATCTTTGTTCTTCCTTTTCTTATACtgattttactttctttttttttgcccGTGTTTACAAAATGTCGACCTGTTTCTTCAACTGAAGCTGGCTATTCTATTTGGTGTGCATCTTTTGCTCCAACAAGTTGGCATATTCAGTTCTTAGGTTTGTCTAAGAAACTAAATTTTGTGCTGCTTTTTTTGTCTAAatgatttggattttatctgTTGTTGATTATATTACAGGTTGTGTGTCTCATGTTAAAAATTCTTGAGCTTCAGGCATATTAATTGCTATCTGTTTCATTTTTACATGATTGTGAGATACATGATGTAGTTAAAGATTTTCTTTCTGTTATGAAGAGTGAAAGCCTTCACATGATGAGAATGAATGTCTGTTTCATATGAAATGCCTTGGATAGTAGTCTTCTTTTTTTGTCATGGACTCTGTGATCAAAGAAAATTCTGATGATGTTCCTACTGTGATTTCTCAATTTGATGTGGGTCAAATGATGAGGAAAAAAGATTGTAGAAAAAATGCAGTTCTTAGATGGAGAAAGAAACGATTAGATAGAGCAGATAAGCCAACCTCTTCAAACATTGCTGCAAAAAGAAGCTTAACTTTTGAAGCTCCAATTCCCAGAACTAATGTACCTTCTGTTGAGAAGACAACCATTGAAGCTGTTTCCTCGATTGCTGCAAAAAAGAGTCCTGAAGACAACAAGCCTGCATCTTCAAAATCTGCTCATATGAGCACTCTCAAGAAGCCACGTGAATCTGCAAAATAAAGCAGCCACACAGCTTCATGTCCTCTTTTGTTCATCATGTATGCTACTGAACTTTTAGCATGCTATTTTTTGCCATCATATTAGAATCCATTAACATTATCTGTATGACTGGAAGTTAATGGATCATAATATATGATATTATGTAACTAAAATGAACTTTGAAAAAGACTATTAGCATGCCAATATACCTCTACTTATGACTTAATTGTACTGGAAGGTGTGTAATTGCTACTGAAATTGTTGACAACTATCTATGAATGATAATTATGGTATTATGTACCTATTATGCAACTAGAATTGTTATATATACTTTTCCAATGATCAGTATTTTTTGAAAGGCCAAGGCACAACCTGGTTCCTTTAGTTACTATAAGATAAGCAAAAGGCCAATGTTACTGTAGCAACTCCTGTTGCTGACACGTGGCACATTGGATAAATTTTGAGCCTTTTCGTTTgctttgtctatggactttacATTGTCTACTTTTTCCAAACTACCACGTTGGTGCTAGAAGGACAGGTTCTTAAGACTTCTTTTAGCATACTGAGCCATGCGGTTGACTCCGAGGAGGGAGTCCACTAGGGAGAAACTTTTTTCCGTTTATGGCCTTAGAATGTTGACTATTTCTGCGAACAGTATACCACTGTTGAGGCCATTTGTGTCTTTTTATGTAAAATTACTACTTTGTCTAGTGAGAAAAAATGGCTCTCAAAACAGTAGCTAACTATTTAAGGCTGTTTGTGACTTTTTGCCTTCCATTCTTCTCCTATCTTTGGCTGCGTTTTCCATTCCTTTCCTTTGTACGTCAGACACAATCAAGAATAGCAGTTGAACTGCTTCTATGCATGGTCAGAAAAAGCAAAGAAGCAGGTAAGCTTCTTCCTTTCTCCGTATCTTTTTTTCACCAAATTCTTCTCATTCTCCACTGTAGAATACACATGGCTAACCTATCAGTGTTAATTATTGCCATGAAAACCACCAATTGTTTCATAGATTGAGTCTACTTTTTGGCACTTTTTCTCCTTCGTTACATTTTGTGATATTGCGTACAatagaggagaagaaaagagaactcTAACAAGAAAAAGTTCTAGAGAAAGGGTTAcaggaaaagtaagaatttatttcttttcccttttggttctgaattttatttttgcctttTAGGTCTTTATTAGATGATATTCTAACTTTAGtacaaaaatttcctttttcttcttttctgctAAATGTGAATATATGtgtcaatgaatttttttttcattttattttttttccttttttaaaattttttttatcagatgttcttcattttgttctttctttttctcttattttttttattagatgaTGTTCTGATATTCGagatatttttttcatttttgtgttgttttttttgttgcaatGATTTATCTAGCAAACACAGCTATTCAAGCAAGTCAAGATTTTGTGAAATCTCAGAGACCAATGGCCATcaagtgtttgataaaatgtctGTGTGAAACTTGGGATAGCAGAGAAAACACGGAGAGAATGATCGCACAGGTAAATTCTACTCCGGTCTATATCATTTTTTTCTCAACGGCCATTTCTTTCTATGTTTTTTAGGGcactttatcttttcttttcaacgTTTTTTTAGGGCACAAATTATCCTATCAAGAAGTTAATTATTAGTAGATTAGTAGTTGGAAGCATTGGTTTACATTTTTTTGTGCTGTAGAAGTTGCCGATTCAAGTATGTCTTACACTTCATCTTCATATAATAACTTAAAAAACTTTTAGTTACCTTTTGTCCAGGTAAAGAGCTACCACATAAATTCTGATGGTGCCGATGTAATATAGCATACGATTGAGAATTTTCAACTGTAGAAGTCGAAATTTTGTATTGTTAGTTTGTTATCCTTACACATATCTTAGATATTTTATATGTATTGTATTCCAAagtttaatataaaatttataagatACATCATATGTATCTTAGATATATCATATGCACATATCTTAGAAATTTTGTATTGTTAGTTTCTTATCTCTGCACATATTGGTGTACTTAAAGAGTTTAATTTCAGGGAACAAAGGGAACGTTGTTGACACCCTTAACGGTGATTCTGACAAGTGAATTTATTCTGGGAATGATAGATCTGAGATGAACTTGGCTAATGCGGTGGCTTATTTTTTCCTAGGAGTGCTAATGGGTTTGTCAAGAGTATTGGAGCTGGTGGAGTTGAGAGCAGAAGTCAGCAAACTTTTGTGCGTTCTGGGGTTGGAAAAGAAATTATCCCTCAGTCATCTAAGCCAGCTCAAGAGAAGAAGCCCCAGGTTTCTACTACTAATGGTCATGCTACAGCCCCTGCTGCTAAGTAAATTTTTCTCCTTTCCTCTGTTGCTTAACATCATAGGATATAAATAAACTCttaaatttttgttaatttccaGTTCACAGTGTTTTGTTGGAGTAACAAAACAGAAAGGTTTATGTATTGTTGATAACAAGAGCCTAAGAGGCAAAATTGCTAAAAGGATAACTAGAACCACTGTTGTCCAATTAATTTGTTTAATAATCTTATTTCATTATTTAAAGGATAGTCTTTATGAACTCATTATGATTCAAATTGAAATTCATATTCTTATGGTGAAGGCTTGAACTTAATAGTACCCTATAATAACACCCATTGCTTTAAAGATATAGAACTTGCATGTTTAACCATGGCTTTGGTACATGTTGATTTAAGACTTCTGAGTTTCAATTTAGTTTTGCTAAAAATGTTAagttttggctgattttttcTTAGAAACTTTTGGCTTAAGACCCAAAAATCTATCCATATTGAGATAGAATGCACCATTAGATGCCCATCATGCAAGGAAGAAACTGGCGTTAAAGCGAGGTAAATGTTATTATTTACTTTTCTAATGCTAGAATTAGTAAATCATTTACAACAATTATAACTTCTAATTTGCTTCAGGTAATGGCAAAATATGATAGGTGTCGCTTGGGATTTGTGGTAAATGATGTAACAGGATCTTTACATGCTGCAATTTTCAGTCCATACGCTTTGAAATTGTTATCATATACCGCTCTTCATCTAGCCAGCTGATGACCAAGTAAGTTCAACTCCATGAGCTATAACTTGATGAGTTATTGCATAATGATGAGTGCAACTTGATAAATGCGCTTAAATGCTCTTGGAAGAACAATTGTAGGAAAGGATTGAAATATTATACTAAAAAGTTGTATTTTTCCTTAAAGAATTAATGAGGCTTTGTTCAAATTATTTGATCCATTTATAGCTTTAAGTTTTGCTTATTGGATTAATTattttgtatgacattttatcaTAAGTTTACCCTTATAAATTCACGTATAGCTTTTGATCTTGACTCTTGAGATATCCTAAAGCCTTATAAGAGCATTCTTTTGGTCAGttgaaaataattgaaaaagatAAGCTGTCTCAGTTATGGCGTAGGCATAAGTGACTTATAAATTTCTACTATTTGATTTTTGAATGAGGCtgccataaaaaaaaatgactcTGTATGCTTTAATAAGTTATTTGTATATAACGTATCTGCTTATCTGTTAAAATTTTAGAATGCTGCCTTAGTTTTGGATTGTAAAAAACTATATTGCTTTGCAGTTGGAAATTACATAGTCAACATGTAATTGttgattaaatatttcaaacaaatattTCGAACAAAATTCACTAATGAAATTAAGGATGCTACACATTTTGCTAAACTAGCCTC
The DNA window shown above is from Coffea arabica cultivar ET-39 chromosome 5e, Coffea Arabica ET-39 HiFi, whole genome shotgun sequence and carries:
- the LOC113743239 gene encoding uncharacterized protein isoform X2, giving the protein MSSFVHHTQSRIAVELLLCMVRKSKEAANTAIQASQDFVKSQRPMAIKCLIKCLCETWDSRENTERMIAQGTKGTLLTPLTVILTSEFILGMIDLR
- the LOC113743239 gene encoding uncharacterized protein isoform X1, producing MALKTVANYLRLFVTFCLPFFSYLWLRFPFLSFVRQTQSRIAVELLLCMVRKSKEAANTAIQASQDFVKSQRPMAIKCLIKCLCETWDSRENTERMIAQGTKGTLLTPLTEC